ATGATGGATGAGTTGGGCGTTTTCCCCCATAACGCCTCCAACTGCTCCGTGCTGATCGTGGATGATCTAGTCTTCGCCTGCACCTCCAATGGCCAGGACTGGACTCACGTGAACATCCCGTCACCGCTTTCGCCCAGCTTCGTGGCACTCAACAAAAAGACCGGTGAGCTGGTGGGCGAGGACGAAGCCAACATCGGGCCACGCATCTACCACGGCCAATGGAGCTCCCCCAGCATGGGGACCGTTAACGGCCAGAAGATGGTGTTCTTTGGCGGCGGCGACGGCTTCTGCTACGCGTTCGACACCAAGGCCGTCAAGAAAGACGACACCTCGATTTTGCCGATCATCTGGAAGTATGATGCCAATCCTCCGGAGTACAAAATGAAGGATGGCAAACCCATCAAATACCCGGGAGCGGAGGGTCCCAGCGAAATCAACGCCACCCCCGTCTTCTATAAAAATCGGGTCTACGTGGCCACCGGCCAGGATCCGGAACACGGAGAAGGGGTTGGTCATCTGGTATGTCTGGATGCCACCAAGAAAGGGGATATTACGTCGAGCGGGGTGCTGTGGAGCTACAAAGGAATCCATCGAACCATCTCGACCGTCTCCATCGATCCGGAGACCGGATTGCTCTTCGTCGGGGATTTCTCGGGGTTCGTTCATTGCCTCGATGCCGAGACCGGAAAGCTCTACTGGACGCACGATATGAAGGCGCACATGTGGGGCTCCACCCTGGTCGCTGATGGAAAAGTCTATGTGGGCGATGAGGACGGAGATCTCACCATCCTCGGAGCAGCCAAGGAGAAGAAAGTGATCAGCGAGACGAACCTCGGATCGCCCGTTTACTCGACCCCCATTGTGGCCAACGGGGTAATCTATATTGCCAGCAACTCCCACCTCTACGCATTCCACGATTCGGCCAAAGCCTCCACGGATGCACCCAAGCCGATCGATGTCGAGGTCAAGAAGCCCTGATCCCGGGCAGCCCATGGGTCGAATACGCCTTTAACCAACCAAACACCAGTAAGCACCATGTCCGTCGATGCATCCTTGATCCAGAAAGCCCAGCAACAGCTGGACGCGCATACCCGTGAAACTATCCAGTGGCACTTCTCTCCCGAGACCGGCTGCCCGTTCTGGCTGCAATGGGCGGCGAAGGCGGGATGGGATCCGCGCCAGGAGGTAAAGTGTTTCGCCGACCTGATCGCAAAATTCCCCCACTTCCAAGACGAATGGTTGCGGGATGAACAGCCCGAGGTCTGGGTGCCCGCCCAGTTTAAAGGGAAGCCATATAACATCTTCGAGACCGGTGGAACCACCGGCATGCCCAAGCAACGCATCGGCTGGACCGACTACAAGGTCGACTATGAGGAGTTTTCGGGCAAGGTTTCGGACGAGCACTTCCCACGCGGGGGCGCTTGGCTGATGGTCGGGCCGACCGGACCTCGTCGGCTCAGACTGGCAATTGAGCATCTCGCGAACTTCCGTGGCAGCCCCT
The nucleotide sequence above comes from Verrucomicrobiales bacterium. Encoded proteins:
- a CDS encoding PQQ-binding-like beta-propeller repeat protein, whose product is MSWPIRLGLCVTFLAGTASEAVDWPQWGGNDPGRNMYSPTKGLPSTFTPGSMKKGTEDIDMSTTKNVKWVAKLGSQSYGNATVANGRVYVGTNNESPRDPKHTGDRSILMCFDEKTGAFLWQLVVPKLKSGKVNDWESLGLLSSPTIEGDRIYLVTSRCEVMCLDVNGMTNGNDGPFDKEAEYFVKDAGKEPVPPGSKDADIIWVYDMMDELGVFPHNASNCSVLIVDDLVFACTSNGQDWTHVNIPSPLSPSFVALNKKTGELVGEDEANIGPRIYHGQWSSPSMGTVNGQKMVFFGGGDGFCYAFDTKAVKKDDTSILPIIWKYDANPPEYKMKDGKPIKYPGAEGPSEINATPVFYKNRVYVATGQDPEHGEGVGHLVCLDATKKGDITSSGVLWSYKGIHRTISTVSIDPETGLLFVGDFSGFVHCLDAETGKLYWTHDMKAHMWGSTLVADGKVYVGDEDGDLTILGAAKEKKVISETNLGSPVYSTPIVANGVIYIASNSHLYAFHDSAKASTDAPKPIDVEVKKP